A single window of Alphaproteobacteria bacterium DNA harbors:
- a CDS encoding ABC transporter permease subunit, with protein sequence MASSTRGSVVADDALKSSAQTGRADSAPPSWLREFWYYFSDNRGAVAGLVTVAIITLLAIFAPLVAPHPPNEQYRDALLQPPVWEAGGSWTFLLGTDATGRDILSRLIYGARFSLMIGCVVVTLSLSLGIVLGLTAAFFRPVTEFVTMRVMDVILSVPSLLLALVIVAILGPGLINAMFAIAVVFVPHFTRLARASALTEMQKTYVTASRVAGAGTLRLMFSTVLPNCMPPLIVQATLSFSSAVLDAAALGFLGMGAQPPTPEWGTMLADAREFILRAWWVVTFPGLAILVTVLAFNLMGDGLRDALDPKLKRS encoded by the coding sequence ATGGCCTCATCAACCCGCGGATCCGTCGTGGCTGACGACGCCCTGAAATCGTCCGCGCAGACCGGCCGCGCCGATTCCGCGCCACCTTCGTGGCTGCGCGAGTTCTGGTACTATTTCAGCGACAATCGCGGCGCGGTCGCCGGCCTGGTCACGGTGGCGATCATAACGCTGCTGGCGATCTTCGCGCCGTTGGTCGCGCCCCATCCGCCCAACGAGCAGTATCGCGACGCGCTCCTCCAGCCACCGGTCTGGGAGGCGGGCGGGAGCTGGACGTTTCTCCTCGGCACCGACGCCACCGGCCGGGACATCCTGTCGCGGCTGATCTATGGCGCGCGGTTCTCGTTGATGATCGGCTGCGTCGTCGTCACCTTGTCGCTGTCGTTGGGCATTGTCCTCGGCCTGACCGCCGCCTTCTTCCGGCCGGTCACCGAGTTCGTCACCATGCGGGTGATGGACGTCATCCTGTCCGTCCCGAGCTTGCTGCTGGCCTTGGTCATCGTTGCCATCCTCGGCCCCGGTCTGATCAACGCGATGTTCGCCATCGCCGTCGTCTTCGTCCCGCACTTCACCCGGCTGGCCCGCGCGTCGGCGCTCACCGAAATGCAAAAGACCTATGTCACGGCGAGCCGGGTCGCCGGCGCCGGGACCCTGCGCCTGATGTTCAGTACGGTGCTGCCCAACTGCATGCCGCCGTTGATCGTCCAGGCGACGCTCAGCTTCTCATCGGCGGTCCTGGACGCCGCGGCGCTCGGCTTCCTTGGCATGGGCGCCCAGCCGCCGACCCCGGAATGGGGAACCATGCTGGCGGACGCCCGCGAATTCATCCTGCGGGCGTGGTGGGTGGTCACCTTCCCCGGCTTGGCCATACTGGTCACCGTGCTGGCGTTCAATCTCATGGGCGACGGGCTGCGCGATGCGCTCGACCCCAAGCTCAAGCGAAGCTGA
- a CDS encoding ABC transporter substrate-binding protein, translated as MKRPNKTFPVSTLAVAVMLAGGLLAGSASAKNLVYCSEGSPEGFNPSLFSAGTTFDASSRNVFNRLVEFERGTTNIVPALAESWAVSNDGLEYTFDLRKGVKFHTTDDFTPTRDFNADDVVYTFERQLDPNHPDHLVSGGSYEYFISMDMPNILKSVDKVDDNTVKFVLNKPEAPFIANMGMDFASVLSAEYADKMRAAGTPEKVDLNPVGTGPFQLVNYQKDAVIRYKAHPDYWAGAAPIDNLIFAITPDASVRYQKLKAGECQVMPYPNPADLDAMKKEAGINVLEQEGLNVGYLAFNTEKPPFDDKRVRKALNMAVNKDAIIDVVFQGAGKAAKNPIPPTIWSYNDDVVDYPYDPEAAKKLLEEAGVSGLKTNIWAMPVQRPYNPNARRMAEMIQADWKKVGVDAEIVSFEWGEYLKRSKNGEHDTVLLGWTGDNGDPDNFLFVLLGCEAAKDGANRARWCNKEFNDLLLEAKATPNLEARTKLYEQAQLIFKEEAPWVTIAHSVVFKPVSDDVVDFRIDPLGGHVFYGVDLKE; from the coding sequence ATGAAACGCCCAAACAAGACATTCCCGGTGAGCACCTTGGCGGTCGCCGTCATGCTGGCGGGCGGCCTTTTGGCCGGCAGCGCGTCGGCGAAGAACCTGGTCTATTGTTCGGAAGGCAGCCCGGAAGGGTTCAACCCGTCGCTGTTCTCCGCCGGAACCACGTTCGACGCATCCTCGCGCAACGTCTTCAACCGTCTGGTCGAGTTCGAGCGCGGCACCACCAACATCGTCCCGGCGCTGGCCGAATCGTGGGCGGTCTCCAACGACGGCCTCGAGTACACCTTCGACCTGCGCAAGGGCGTGAAGTTCCACACCACCGACGATTTTACGCCGACGCGCGATTTCAATGCGGACGACGTCGTCTATACCTTCGAGCGCCAGCTCGACCCCAACCACCCCGATCACCTGGTGTCGGGCGGCTCTTACGAATATTTCATCTCGATGGATATGCCGAATATTCTGAAATCGGTCGACAAGGTCGACGACAACACCGTCAAGTTCGTGCTCAACAAGCCGGAGGCGCCCTTCATCGCCAACATGGGCATGGATTTCGCCTCGGTTCTGTCGGCCGAGTATGCCGACAAGATGCGCGCCGCCGGAACGCCGGAGAAAGTCGACCTGAACCCGGTCGGCACCGGACCCTTCCAGCTCGTCAATTATCAAAAGGACGCGGTCATCCGCTACAAGGCCCATCCCGATTACTGGGCCGGCGCCGCGCCGATCGACAATTTGATCTTCGCCATTACGCCGGATGCTTCGGTGCGCTACCAGAAGCTCAAGGCCGGCGAATGCCAGGTGATGCCGTATCCCAACCCCGCCGACCTCGATGCCATGAAGAAGGAGGCCGGCATCAACGTCCTTGAACAGGAAGGCCTCAACGTCGGTTATCTCGCCTTCAATACCGAGAAGCCGCCGTTCGACGACAAACGCGTACGCAAGGCGCTCAACATGGCGGTCAACAAGGACGCGATCATCGACGTCGTCTTCCAGGGCGCGGGCAAGGCGGCCAAGAACCCCATCCCGCCGACGATTTGGTCGTACAACGACGATGTCGTCGACTACCCCTATGATCCCGAGGCGGCCAAGAAGCTACTCGAGGAAGCGGGGGTGTCGGGATTGAAAACCAATATCTGGGCGATGCCCGTGCAGCGGCCCTACAACCCTAACGCGCGCCGCATGGCCGAGATGATCCAGGCGGACTGGAAGAAGGTCGGGGTCGATGCCGAGATCGTCAGTTTCGAATGGGGCGAATACCTCAAGCGATCCAAGAACGGAGAGCACGATACGGTGCTGCTCGGCTGGACCGGCGACAATGGCGATCCGGACAATTTCCTGTTCGTCCTGCTCGGTTGCGAGGCGGCCAAGGACGGGGCCAATCGCGCGCGCTGGTGCAACAAGGAGTTCAACGATCTGCTCCTCGAAGCCAAGGCGACACCCAACCTCGAGGCACGGACCAAGCTCTACGAGCAGGCCCAACTGATCTTCAAGGAAGAGGCGCCGTGGGTAACGATCGCCCACTCGGTGGTGTTCAAGCCGGTCAGCGACGACGTCGTCGACTTCCGCATCGATCCCCTCGGCGGGCACGTCTTCTACGGGGTCGACCTGAAGGAATAA
- a CDS encoding peptidoglycan-binding protein, protein MNRFAVTAIGLMLPAASAFAAAPAAIETCDERCATSRPAPVQVATISYLLMARGVDAAAPVSPPSSLIRVQATEELPPAPEEEAAAAEGAKPPPNWEPNGDIILSVQRTLTTLGYDPGPLDGAMGPSTTRAIRSYQDERDIEQTGEVTYELVQRLEAELEGQGGSEAVQETTESPPPGAIEEPEIVITDDPSTYDLGDLEDLNTFD, encoded by the coding sequence ATGAACCGGTTTGCGGTAACGGCCATAGGTCTCATGCTTCCCGCGGCGAGCGCGTTCGCGGCGGCGCCGGCGGCGATCGAGACTTGTGACGAACGGTGCGCAACCTCGCGGCCCGCGCCGGTCCAGGTCGCCACGATCTCGTATTTGCTGATGGCGCGCGGCGTCGATGCCGCGGCGCCCGTATCGCCGCCTTCGTCGCTGATCCGTGTTCAGGCGACCGAAGAGCTGCCGCCCGCCCCGGAGGAAGAGGCGGCCGCGGCCGAAGGCGCCAAGCCGCCACCGAATTGGGAGCCCAACGGCGACATCATCCTGAGCGTTCAACGCACCTTAACGACCTTGGGATACGATCCGGGACCCTTGGACGGCGCGATGGGACCGAGTACCACACGCGCAATCCGAAGCTATCAGGATGAGAGAGACATCGAGCAGACCGGAGAAGTCACCTACGAACTGGTCCAGCGCCTGGAGGCCGAACTCGAAGGTCAGGGCGGCTCCGAGGCTGTTCAGGAAACCACCGAATCACCACCCCCAGGCGCAATCGAGGAGCCGGAGATCGTGATTACCGACGATCCTTCGACTTACGACCTTGGTGACCTGGAGGATCTCAACACGTTCGATTGA
- a CDS encoding FAD-binding oxidoreductase — MSVCDEELKTTPWWWEAAPRRAVVPAELPPEVDVVVIGAGYTGLSAALTLARAGRGVLVCEAGDSGAGASSRNGGMIGSGHRLSFASLAARYGESRAVAILREGGNALEFTTALIESEQIACQFRRTGRFRGICRAVDYEPAAREIDLLRRKIGLDADMAPRAEQRRHVATDFYHGGCVYHRHGGLHPGLFHDGLLERARAAGAVVAAATPVTTVTRDGSGFVIQTGRGSVRGGAVIVATNGYTGAATPSLRRRIIPLSSYIIATEELPADRVQALFPSGSMIVEDRAVHGYYRPSPDGRRILFGGRAALHAIDPKRAGRRLYRYLIGLMPDLDGVGITHSWTGHIAYTRRDMPHLGVRDGIHYALGYCGSGVAMAPYLGYRIAHKVLGTTEGDTAFDGVDFPAVPFLAGDRRMLPLLDLYFHARMRLFG; from the coding sequence GTGTCTGTTTGTGACGAGGAATTGAAGACGACGCCGTGGTGGTGGGAGGCCGCGCCCCGTCGCGCCGTCGTTCCCGCGGAATTGCCGCCCGAGGTCGACGTCGTGGTCATCGGCGCCGGCTACACCGGCTTGTCGGCGGCTTTGACCTTGGCGCGGGCGGGCCGCGGCGTCCTGGTGTGCGAGGCGGGAGATTCCGGGGCCGGGGCCAGTTCGCGCAATGGCGGGATGATCGGCAGCGGTCACCGCTTGAGCTTCGCTTCGCTGGCGGCGCGCTACGGCGAGAGCCGGGCGGTTGCCATCCTGCGCGAAGGCGGCAATGCGCTGGAATTCACGACGGCTCTGATCGAGAGCGAGCAGATCGCCTGTCAGTTCCGCCGTACCGGCCGGTTTCGTGGCATTTGCCGCGCGGTCGATTACGAGCCGGCGGCCCGCGAGATCGACCTGCTACGCCGCAAGATCGGCCTCGACGCGGATATGGCGCCGCGCGCGGAACAGCGCCGGCACGTGGCGACCGATTTCTACCATGGCGGATGCGTCTATCATCGCCATGGGGGCCTCCATCCCGGTCTGTTCCACGACGGTTTGCTCGAACGGGCCCGCGCCGCCGGCGCCGTCGTCGCGGCGGCGACACCGGTCACCACGGTGACCCGTGACGGCTCCGGGTTCGTCATCCAAACCGGTCGCGGATCAGTCCGCGGCGGCGCGGTCATCGTCGCCACCAACGGCTATACCGGCGCCGCGACGCCGTCGTTGAGGCGACGCATCATTCCGCTGTCGAGCTATATCATCGCCACCGAAGAACTGCCCGCCGACCGGGTCCAGGCCCTGTTTCCCAGCGGCAGCATGATCGTCGAGGACAGGGCGGTTCACGGCTATTATCGGCCGTCGCCGGACGGGCGGCGCATTCTATTTGGCGGCCGCGCGGCGCTCCACGCGATCGACCCCAAGCGCGCCGGCCGCCGCCTCTACCGCTACCTGATCGGACTCATGCCCGATCTCGACGGCGTTGGGATCACGCACAGCTGGACCGGGCACATTGCTTATACGCGGCGCGACATGCCGCATCTTGGCGTCCGCGACGGCATCCACTACGCGCTCGGCTATTGCGGCTCCGGCGTCGCCATGGCGCCCTATCTCGGCTATCGCATCGCCCACAAGGTTCTCGGCACGACCGAAGGTGATACCGCATTCGACGGCGTCGATTTTCCCGCCGTGCCCTTCCTCGCCGGCGATCGCCGCATGCTGCCGCTTCTCGACCTCTATTTCCACGCCCGCATGCGATTGTTCGGATAG
- a CDS encoding ABC transporter permease subunit, translating to MLRYLAARSLLILPTFIGVTLIGFAFIHLIPGDPIEVMAGERGLSPEHHAELMARLGLDKPLSEQYLGYLWNLLHGDLGKSLVTRRPVLDEFLTLFPATFELSVTAIIFAIGIGLPAGLLAAVRRGSVADHTVMGVALTGYSMPIFWWGLLLIIFFSGYLGWTPVSGRIAVLYYIEPVTGFLLIDTLLSDQKGAFLSALHHLILPAIVLGTIPLAVIARQTRSAMLEVLGEDYVRTARAKGLRPARVVGLHALRNALIPVVTVIGLQVGVLLAGAILTETIFAWPGVGKWLVDSIFRRDYPSVQGGLLLIASLVMIVNLIVDLLYGLINPRIRRG from the coding sequence ATGCTGCGCTATCTTGCGGCCCGGTCACTGTTGATTTTGCCGACCTTCATCGGCGTCACGCTGATCGGATTCGCCTTCATCCATCTGATACCCGGCGATCCGATCGAGGTCATGGCCGGCGAGCGCGGGCTGTCCCCCGAACACCACGCCGAGTTGATGGCCCGGCTCGGCCTCGACAAGCCGTTGTCGGAACAATATCTCGGCTATCTGTGGAACCTGCTGCACGGCGATCTGGGCAAATCCCTGGTCACGCGGAGGCCGGTCCTCGACGAATTCCTGACCCTGTTCCCGGCGACCTTCGAGCTCTCCGTCACGGCGATCATATTCGCCATCGGGATTGGCCTGCCGGCCGGCCTGCTCGCCGCCGTTCGCCGTGGCTCGGTGGCCGACCACACGGTCATGGGGGTGGCGCTGACCGGCTATTCGATGCCCATCTTCTGGTGGGGGCTGTTGCTCATCATCTTTTTCTCCGGCTATCTCGGCTGGACCCCGGTCTCCGGCCGTATCGCCGTTCTCTACTATATCGAGCCGGTGACCGGGTTCCTGCTTATCGACACCCTGCTGTCCGATCAGAAGGGCGCGTTTCTGTCCGCCCTCCATCATCTCATCCTACCGGCCATCGTGCTCGGCACCATACCGCTGGCCGTGATCGCGCGGCAGACCCGTTCGGCGATGCTCGAAGTGCTCGGCGAGGACTACGTGCGGACGGCGCGCGCCAAGGGGCTGCGGCCGGCTCGCGTGGTCGGGCTGCATGCGCTGCGCAATGCGCTGATACCCGTCGTCACCGTCATCGGCCTACAGGTCGGCGTGCTGCTCGCCGGCGCCATCCTGACCGAAACGATCTTCGCCTGGCCCGGGGTCGGCAAATGGCTGGTCGATTCGATCTTCCGCCGCGATTATCCCTCGGTCCAGGGCGGCTTGCTGTTGATCGCCAGCCTGGTGATGATCGTCAATCTGATTGTCGACTTGCTCTATGGCCTCATCAACCCGCGGATCCGTCGTGGCTGA